From a region of the Candidatus Dadabacteria bacterium genome:
- the atpC gene encoding ATP synthase F1 subunit epsilon, whose translation MAEKLRLKIITPEKLVFDGEVEELVAPGQMGEFGVLPGHVPFLSVLFPGRLRFKTEESGESTLIIHGGLADVKDDAISILTDQSENPEEVDVVAARKDAEVFQRELDELQDTEASEREELDKKLRIARARAGE comes from the coding sequence TTGGCTGAAAAACTGCGACTCAAAATCATAACCCCGGAAAAACTCGTGTTTGACGGCGAGGTAGAGGAACTGGTAGCCCCCGGCCAGATGGGGGAATTCGGTGTTTTGCCGGGTCACGTGCCTTTTCTTTCTGTGCTTTTTCCGGGAAGACTCAGGTTCAAAACCGAGGAGTCGGGAGAAAGCACTCTTATAATCCATGGTGGCCTCGCGGACGTAAAGGATGACGCCATCAGTATTCTTACCGACCAGTCGGAGAATCCCGAAGAGGTTGACGTCGTGGCCGCCAGAAAAGACGCCGAGGTCTTTCAGAGGGAACTTGATGAGCTTCAGGACACAGAAGCTTCGGAAAGAGAGGAACTTGATAAAAAGCTCAGGATAGCGAGGGCCCGGGCGGGAGAGTGA
- the atpG gene encoding ATP synthase F1 subunit gamma, protein MPSLKQITTKIKSVRSTRRIMGAMKLIAAVRLQKAQAALMAYRPYSDAYRDVVLNVAALSESEDHPLLRVPEEKTNLHVLFFTSDRGLCGSFNSALIRNMQRYVEEQNGVFGNIKLSFVGRRGRDYFSRSGVGTGKYYAGVNERNSRKFSEELAAALTEEFRVGESDEVVLAYNHFVSAISQRMTFERLLPLSAQETDDGGAESSSDYIFEPEKERIIGSILPKYVQVRIERAMNESLTSEHAARMTAMENATSNADEVITKLTLLFNKTRQAIITTELMDIVNGTEAQRKGGNE, encoded by the coding sequence ATGCCGAGCCTTAAACAGATAACGACAAAGATAAAAAGCGTAAGAAGCACGCGGCGGATAATGGGCGCCATGAAGCTCATAGCCGCTGTGCGTCTGCAGAAGGCCCAAGCCGCTCTTATGGCCTACAGGCCTTATTCTGATGCGTACCGCGATGTGGTTTTAAACGTGGCTGCGCTTTCAGAATCGGAGGATCATCCCCTTCTTCGGGTCCCGGAGGAAAAAACGAACCTGCACGTTCTGTTCTTTACTTCCGACAGGGGGCTGTGCGGAAGTTTTAACAGTGCCTTGATAAGAAACATGCAGCGCTATGTTGAGGAGCAGAACGGGGTTTTCGGGAACATAAAACTGAGTTTCGTCGGAAGACGGGGACGGGATTACTTCTCGAGAAGCGGGGTCGGCACAGGCAAATACTACGCAGGAGTCAATGAAAGGAACTCCCGGAAATTCTCGGAGGAACTGGCCGCGGCGCTCACAGAGGAGTTCAGGGTCGGGGAGAGCGACGAAGTAGTACTTGCGTATAACCACTTTGTTTCCGCTATTTCCCAGAGGATGACTTTTGAGAGACTTCTTCCGCTTTCGGCGCAGGAAACCGACGATGGTGGTGCGGAAAGTTCTTCAGATTACATATTCGAGCCGGAGAAAGAACGGATAATAGGTTCGATTCTTCCGAAATACGTTCAGGTGAGAATCGAGCGCGCCATGAACGAGTCGCTCACGAGCGAGCACGCGGCGCGCATGACCGCGATGGAAAACGCAACAAGCAACGCGGACGAGGTAATAACAAAACTTACCCTGCTTTTTAACAAGACCAGGCAGGCGATCATTACAACGGAGCTTATGGATATCGTTAACGGTACGGAAGCTCAAAGGAAAGGAGGCAACGAGTAG
- the atpA gene encoding F0F1 ATP synthase subunit alpha has protein sequence MQELRAESIGEILRNRIKGYERKVDTEEVGTVISVGDGIARVYGLDQAVAGELVEFDGGITGLVLNLEEDNVGVALFGEDSHLSEGGMVKRTGRIAEVPVGDALGGRVVDALGRPIDGLGEIAAAETRQIEVKAPGVIYRQSVNEPLQTGLKAVDSMIPIGRGQRELILGDRQVGKTAIAIDTIINQREEDVHCIYVAVGQKQSTVAQVVDKLKEHDAMKYTTIVSATASTPAPFQFLAPFSGCALGEYFRDTGRHALIIYDDLTKHAWSYRQLSLLLKRPPGREAYPGDVFYLHSRLLERAAKMRDEDGGGSLTALPIIETQAGDVSAYIPTNVISITDGQIYLESDLFYSGVRPAINVGLSVSRVGGSAQIKAMKNVAGTLRLELAQYREVEAFAQFASDLDRVTQNQLARGSRLVEALKQDQYEPQAVEKQILIIFAVTNGYVDDYPVFAVRKYERELSSFMESKHPEYLAEIKEKKVVSDELEEKLAAALDELKNQLGELA, from the coding sequence GGAGAGCTCGTCGAGTTTGACGGCGGAATCACCGGACTTGTTCTTAACCTTGAAGAGGATAATGTCGGTGTCGCTCTTTTCGGAGAGGATTCCCACCTGAGCGAAGGAGGAATGGTAAAGCGAACGGGACGCATCGCCGAGGTGCCTGTCGGAGACGCTCTCGGTGGAAGGGTGGTCGATGCTCTCGGAAGACCGATTGATGGTCTCGGAGAAATAGCCGCCGCTGAAACAAGGCAGATCGAGGTGAAGGCCCCCGGAGTTATTTACCGCCAGTCGGTAAACGAGCCCCTTCAGACGGGACTTAAGGCCGTTGATTCCATGATACCGATAGGAAGAGGCCAGAGAGAACTTATTCTGGGAGATCGTCAGGTCGGAAAGACCGCTATCGCGATCGATACGATAATAAACCAAAGAGAAGAAGATGTTCACTGCATATACGTTGCCGTAGGACAGAAACAGTCAACCGTGGCTCAGGTAGTCGATAAGCTCAAGGAACACGACGCCATGAAATACACGACAATAGTTTCCGCCACGGCCAGCACCCCGGCTCCCTTTCAGTTCCTTGCTCCTTTTTCCGGCTGTGCCCTGGGAGAATATTTCAGAGACACCGGCCGCCACGCGCTCATAATATACGATGATCTGACTAAACACGCGTGGTCCTATCGCCAGCTTTCACTTCTTCTAAAGAGACCGCCGGGACGCGAGGCTTACCCCGGAGATGTTTTCTATCTTCACTCGAGGCTTCTTGAGCGCGCCGCCAAGATGAGAGACGAGGACGGAGGCGGTTCCCTTACGGCGCTTCCGATAATCGAAACCCAGGCCGGTGACGTGTCCGCCTACATTCCCACGAACGTGATTTCCATCACCGACGGGCAGATATACCTTGAGAGCGATCTTTTCTACTCGGGTGTGCGGCCCGCCATTAACGTCGGTCTTTCGGTTTCAAGGGTGGGAGGAAGCGCTCAGATAAAAGCGATGAAAAACGTTGCCGGAACCCTGAGGCTTGAGCTTGCCCAGTACAGGGAAGTCGAGGCGTTTGCGCAGTTTGCTTCCGATCTTGACAGGGTAACACAGAATCAGCTTGCCCGCGGAAGCAGGCTTGTCGAGGCCCTCAAGCAGGATCAGTACGAACCACAGGCGGTTGAAAAGCAGATCCTGATCATATTTGCAGTTACAAACGGCTATGTTGACGACTATCCGGTATTCGCAGTGAGAAAATACGAGAGGGAGCTTTCCTCTTTTATGGAATCGAAGCATCCTGAGTACCTTGCGGAGATAAAAGAGAAGAAAGTTGTTTCGGACGAACTTGAGGAAAAGCTCGCAGCAGCGCTTGACGAGCTTAAAAACCAGTTGGGCGAGCTTGCCTGA
- the atpD gene encoding F0F1 ATP synthase subunit beta codes for MSIESAFTAGGKGAEAANGADPGIGKIIQVTGPVVDVEFSEGALPTVFTALKVTNPALGETEWNLVLEVAQQLGGGRVRCIAMDSTEGLKRGQDALNTGDGITIPVGKEALGRLLNVVGEPIDEAGPVETEERWPIHRPAPEFVEQSTKMELFETGIKVIDLLAPFLKGGKIGLFGGAGVGKTVLLMELIHNIAKEYGGYSVFGGVGERTREGNDLYWEMKESGVLGNTGLIFGQMNEPPGARARVALTALTLAEYFRDTQGQDVLLFIDNIFRFTQAGSEVSALLGRTPSAVGYQPTLSTDLGELQERITSTVKGSITSVQAIYVPADDLTDPAPATTFAHLDGTIVLSRQLTELGIYPAVDPLDSTSNILDPRIVGDEHYRVAREVQEVLQRYKQLQEIIAILGMDELSEEDKLTVARARKVQRYLSQPFHVAEQFTGTPGKYVPIKQTIEAFGEIISGSMDDIPEQAFYMVGSLDEVREKATAIAS; via the coding sequence ATGAGTATTGAATCAGCGTTTACGGCAGGCGGCAAAGGTGCCGAAGCGGCAAACGGCGCCGATCCGGGAATCGGGAAAATAATTCAGGTAACGGGTCCGGTGGTGGATGTCGAATTCTCGGAGGGAGCTCTTCCCACCGTGTTCACGGCTCTTAAGGTAACGAATCCGGCCCTCGGGGAAACCGAGTGGAACCTGGTTCTGGAGGTCGCCCAGCAGCTAGGAGGAGGCCGCGTAAGATGCATCGCCATGGATTCGACCGAGGGGCTTAAAAGAGGACAGGATGCCCTTAACACCGGCGATGGAATAACAATCCCGGTCGGCAAGGAAGCTCTCGGCAGACTGCTCAACGTGGTCGGAGAGCCAATAGATGAAGCTGGTCCCGTAGAGACCGAGGAGCGCTGGCCCATTCACCGTCCCGCGCCCGAGTTCGTCGAGCAGAGCACCAAAATGGAGCTTTTCGAGACGGGCATAAAGGTTATCGATCTTCTTGCTCCTTTTCTTAAGGGCGGGAAAATCGGCCTTTTCGGCGGAGCAGGAGTAGGCAAGACCGTTTTGCTGATGGAGCTCATCCATAACATAGCCAAAGAATACGGCGGTTACTCGGTTTTCGGCGGAGTGGGAGAGAGAACCAGAGAAGGAAACGACCTTTACTGGGAGATGAAGGAATCTGGGGTTCTCGGGAACACGGGACTCATATTCGGACAGATGAACGAGCCTCCGGGAGCGAGAGCCAGGGTTGCCCTTACGGCGCTTACGCTCGCCGAGTATTTCCGCGACACCCAGGGTCAGGACGTCCTTCTTTTCATCGACAACATTTTCCGCTTTACCCAGGCGGGTTCCGAGGTGTCGGCTCTTCTAGGAAGAACGCCTTCTGCTGTTGGTTACCAGCCGACTCTCTCGACTGACCTCGGGGAACTCCAGGAGAGAATTACTTCGACCGTAAAAGGCTCGATTACCTCCGTACAGGCGATTTACGTTCCTGCGGACGACCTTACGGATCCTGCTCCCGCGACTACCTTTGCGCACCTTGACGGAACCATCGTTCTCTCAAGGCAGTTGACCGAACTTGGAATATATCCTGCTGTTGACCCACTTGACTCGACCTCGAACATTCTTGATCCGAGAATAGTCGGAGACGAGCACTACAGGGTTGCCAGGGAAGTCCAGGAAGTTCTGCAGCGCTACAAGCAGCTTCAGGAGATAATCGCGATTCTCGGTATGGACGAACTCTCAGAAGAGGATAAGCTCACGGTTGCACGCGCCAGAAAGGTCCAGAGGTATCTCTCGCAGCCTTTCCACGTGGCCGAGCAGTTTACGGGCACCCCAGGAAAGTACGTTCCCATCAAACAGACCATAGAAGCTTTCGGCGAGATTATCTCGGGCAGCATGGATGATATTCCCGAACAGGCTTTCTATATGGTAGGTAGTCTTGACGAAGTACGCGAGAAGGCGACGGCAATCGCCTCCTGA